The following are from one region of the Physeter macrocephalus isolate SW-GA unplaced genomic scaffold, ASM283717v5 random_6241, whole genome shotgun sequence genome:
- the LOC112063248 gene encoding bifunctional heparan sulfate N-deacetylase/N-sulfotransferase 4-like has translation MNLVVKLRRSFRTLIVLLATFCLVSIVISAYFLYSGYKQEMTLMETTAAAECTDVKILPYRSMELKTVKPIDTSKTDPAVLLFVESQYSQLGQDIIAILESSRFQFHMVIAPGKGDIPPLTDNGKGKYILVIYENILKYVSMDSWNRELLEKYCVEYSVSIIGFHKANENSSPSTQLKGFPLNLFNNLALKDCFVNPQSPLLHITKAPKVEKGPLPGEDWTIFQYNHSTYQPVLLTELQTEKSLSSFSSKPLYATVIQDLGLHDGIQRVLFGNNLNFWLHKLIFIDAISFLSGKRLTLSLDRYILVDIDDIFVGKEGTRMNVKDVK, from the coding sequence tctgcctatttcctctacTCTGGCTATAAACAGGAAATGACACTTATGGAAACCACTGCAGCAGCAGAATGTACTGATGTTAAAATCCTACCATATCGGTCAATGGAGCTGAAGACCGTTAAACCTATTGATACATCCAAAACTGATCCTGCTGTCCTCCTGTTTGTGGAGAGCCAGTACTCTCAGCTTGGTCAAGATATTATCGCTATCTTGGAGTCCAGCCGATTTCAGTTCCATATGGTCATCGCCCCTGGCAAGGGAGACATACCTCCTCTAACAGATAATGGcaaagggaaatatattttagttatttatgaaaatattctgaagtaTGTCAGCATGGACTCATGGAATCGAGAGCTTTTAGAAAAATACTGTGTGGAATACAGTGTTAGTATAATTGGTTTTCATAAAGCTAATGAAAACAGCTCACCAAGTACACAATTAAAAGGTTTTCCATTAAACCTTTTCAATAATCTCGCTCTAAAGGACTGTTTTGTCAaccctcagtctcctttgctgcaTATTACCAAAGCCCCTAAGGTTGAGAAAGGCCCTCTTCCTGGGGAAGACTGGACAATTTTCCAGTATAATCATTCAACCTACCAGCCTGTGCTTTTAACTGAATTACAGACGGAAAAATCCCTTTCATCCTTCTCCAGCAAACCACTCTATGCGACGGTGATTCAGGATCTGGGGCTTCATGATGGAATTCAGCGAGTTCTTTTCGGCAACAACTTAAACTTTTGGCTGCACAAGCTCATCTTCATAGATGCCATCTCCTTCTTGTCAGGGAAGAGGCTGACATTGTCTTTGGACAGGTATATCCTTGTAGACATTGATGATATCtttgtggggaaggaaggaacaagGATGAATGTCAAAGATGTGAAG